One stretch of Schizosaccharomyces pombe strain 972h- genome assembly, chromosome: III DNA includes these proteins:
- a CDS encoding transporter gives MGLKLWVKQRRSLPFIIGTIAIALFTDLFLYGIITPILPFSLVDRVGISPDRVQSVISTLLAVYAVANIAASSPIGFLADKFLTRKVPMLIGLIFLTSATALLTFGNSVPMLIVARVLQGLSAAVVWTVGLALLVDVVGADNVGSTMGGIFGFISLGEIIAPVFGGIVYESLGYYASFGVCFIILLLDIALRFLMIEPREMKNDSTLQDVERTSILQRQDTQDHELKPKRSGLFSSLCLPIYSLLHHKQIFGPFWTSFVNSCLFSAFDATIPLELKTLFDFNSLQCGLMFGVLSTPYFFCGAWAGAMVDRRGSRTIGKRAYAILGCTLFLLCIPRTNTSLNIYLFSAFLAINGVVLAFTSSPGFVQSSHYVAEYELEHPTFFGHNGPYTQLFSAYNIVYSLGMIIGPLVAGFLRDQFNFITSIACLSLLCFSASLMANSCFTDRLDSE, from the coding sequence ATGGGTTTGAAGCTGTGGGTGAAACAGCGCAGAAGTCTTCCGTTTATCATTGGAACAATAGCCATTGCTTTGTTTACGGACCTTTTCCTCTATGGAATCATTACTCCTATTCTCCCATTTTCCCTTGTGGACCGAGTGGGTATTTCTCCTGATCGGGTGCAGAGCGTAATTTCTACACTACTTGCTGTTTATGCTGTTGCAAACATTGCCGCCAGTTCACCGATTGGGTTTTTGGCGGATAAGTTTTTAACTAGAAAAGTTCCTATGCTTATTGGTCTTATATTTCTCACTTCTGCAACTGCCCTGCTGACGTTTGGTAACAGCGTTCCCATGCTGATCGTGGCTCGTGTACTTCAAGGTTTATCGGCTGCTGTAGTATGGACTGTCGGTTTAGCTTTACTCGTAGATGTTGTAGGTGCAGACAACGTTGGTTCGACGATGGGCGGAATTTTTGGGTTTATCTCTTTAGGCGAAATTATAGCACCAGTTTTTGGTGGTATAGTATATGAATCTTTGGGCTACTATGCCTCCTTTGgtgtttgttttattattttattattagaTATTGCATTGCGTTTTCTAATGATTGAGCCTCGTGAAATGAAGAATGATTCTACTCTGCAAGATGTAGAGCGAACCTCTATTTTACAACGTCAGGATACACAAGATCATGAATTAAAACCCAAGCGAAGTGGTTTGTTCAGTTCTTTATGCCTACCTATCTACTCCTTGTTACATCATAAACAAATCTTTGGTCCATTCTGGACTAGTTTCGTCAATTCGTGCCTTTTCTCTGCCTTTGATGCTACTATTCCTTTAGAGCTGAAAACGCTTTTTGACTTTAATTCGCTCCAATGTGGTCTTATGTTTGGAGTGTTGAGTACaccatattttttttgtggTGCTTGGGCTGGTGCAATGGTTGATCGCCGTGGTTCTCGTACTATAGGTAAGCGTGCGTATGCTATTTTGGGATGTACGTTGTTCCTCTTGTGTATTCCTCGAACAAATACTAGTCTTAACATTTATTTGTTCTCTGCTTTCCTGGCTATTAATGGAGTGGTTTTGGCATTCACATCATCCCCCGGTTTTGTTCAATCTTCTCATTACGTTGCTGAATATGAGCTCGAACATCCCACTTTTTTTGGGCATAACGGACCCTATACTCAGCTCTTTAGTGCCTATAATATTGTCTATTCTTTAGGTATGATTATTGGTCCCCTTGTTGCAGGCTTCTTGCGCGAtcaattcaatttcataaCATCCATTGCATGCTTGTCTCTTTTGTGTTTTTCCGCTAGCCTTATGGCTAACTCATGTTTTACTGATCGGCTTGACTctgaataa
- the adg3 gene encoding beta-glucosidase Adg3 → MPSKIEKICLLLLGFTAASNVNAYSHRRAGDTLHHRHKHEKHNDLTDSSYEPLTLSYNDTQIQQLQRRDTVQCAFPYGDKMVAVTPDEGNAGWAMSPDQYCTAGTWCPYACEPGYLMGQWDPNATSYTYPESMYGGLYCNSDGVAVKPFPSKDYCYPGVGDLSVVDQTGDGIAFCQTVLPGNEAMLIPTWVAPDSEQVLAVPDISYWDETAAHYYVNPPGVSTTDGCVWGTSANPYGNWAPYVAGANMDENNITYVKLGANPIYLDDSYWSTVKPTYGLALECEGDTCSGLPCYVDPRENGVQGCPEGSPIGAGGACFCVVGFQQGTTAKIVVVDYSEEMASSSSSASATATSSAESSIATSPITSSSNVVSSISTSSMDSSAVSSYSVVQSSLASIISNAYIATSKSGLNSGVSTLLASPTSSSTFVTSLLRRSSIDGSASSSSASLAVPTVSSSTTGSLHYKTTTTVWVTEVFTRYLGDDSTPVTSSSIFSTATEATDTSVQTSSAIYDSSSTSNIQSSSSVYASSTGALSSNSLSSSTSSVSTSYIPNASSSVYASSTEALSSNSLSSSTSSASTSYIPSASSSYEVASNSSDYYSQTVSSITASGTTSSTSEIVSTPASNSNTGSLNGTSSFNVNSVGPSSSQTTPTSSSSITGSQSLKETSSPAYVSSTVSYTSSSVDSSSTYNSTGSSSSDSQSFSGTTYSDPTTTITSEVSSILSSPTSMQSSVSRPQSSGDASGFNTIFTSISQSSDGETSGYTISSNSSQNSASEPQTAFTSSSSSATPTITQSSISTSVSSQSSMNSSYSSPISSNSVTSSTSIISSIASSSYTSIPSISSIASSFFDASGFTSIYNGTKAGFSSSFALASNSESGASDVLSSTIAKPTFKFSTSNSGSTSYSIPSSSSRNEGTTSYSSNITVTSSTLKPSLTSSVSTASSYIASSASSNTLSTEPKTFSSSSTLSESISSINTNSLTVKPESSLSSSTTSGLTSSSSTIPSSTRSESNSESASTSSASKRSSSSTSLVQSNPVKTVVSLESYKFTTSKISLVKNPTKTYTVTDVETNVVVQTHTVSYVEHSTSYTWVHTTLYEYADVEASTKSTSEPSAKSKRNAVSTFETVFLKSKSSA, encoded by the coding sequence ATGCCTTccaaaattgaaaaaatttgtctTTTGTTGTTGGGTTTTACTGCAGCATCAAATGTGAATGCATACTCACATCGTCGGGCCGGTGATACTTTGCACCATCGGCATAAACATGAAAAGCACAATGATCTGACTGATTCCAGTTATGAACCACTGACTTTGTCTTATAATGATACGCAAATCCAGCAATTACAACGACGCGATACTGTACAGTGTGCCTTCCCCTATGGAGATAAGATGGTAGCAGTAACACCCGACGAAGGTAATGCCGGTTGGGCAATGTCTCCAGATCAATATTGCACTGCTGGTACATGGTGTCCTTACGCTTGTGAACCTGGCTACTTAATGGGACAATGGGACCCCAATGCCACTTCTTATACTTATCCTGAATCCATGTATGGAGGTTTATATTGCAACTCAGATGGTGTGGCAGTCAAGCCATTTCCTTCAAAGGATTATTGTTATCCGGGTGTCGGTGATTTATCCGTTGTCGATCAGACGGGTGATGGAATCGCTTTTTGTCAAACGGTTCTCCCGGGTAATGAAGCTATGCTCATTCCTACGTGGGTTGCCCCTGATTCTGAACAAGTTTTAGCTGTGCCCGACATCTCTTATTGGGATGAAACTGCTGCTCATTATTATGTAAATCCACCTGGCGTATCTACCACTGATGGTTGTGTTTGGGGTACTTCTGCGAATCCTTATGGAAACTGGGCTCCTTACGTTGCTGGTGCAAACATGGATGAAAATAACATTACCTATGTTAAGTTGGGTGCGAACCCAATCTACCTCGATGATTCTTACTGGTCAACTGTGAAACCTACATATGGTTTGGCACTCGAGTGTGAAGGTGATACCTGCTCTGGCTTACCTTGCTATGTCGATCCTCGCGAAAATGGTGTTCAAGGTTGTCCAGAGGGAAGTCCCATTGGTGCTGGAGGCGCTTGCTTTTGTGTGGTAGGGTTTCAGCAAGGCACCACTGCTAaaattgttgttgttgATTATAGTGAAGAGATGGCTTCTAGTTCTTCCTCGGCATCTGCTACAGCAACATCAAGTGCGGAGTCTTCTATAGCTACATCTCCTATCACTTCTTCAAGCAACGTTGTATCATCAATCTCAACGTCGTCTATGGACTCTTCTGCAGTTTCTTCGTACTCGGTGGTACAGTCCTCCTTGGCGAGCATTATTTCAAATGCCTACATTGCTACTTCCAAGAGTGGCCTTAACTCGGGAGTCTCAACCCTATTGGCTTCGCCCACTTCGTCTTCTACATTTGTAACGTCGTTGCTTCGTCGCTCATCAATTGATGGTAGCGCTAGTAGTAGCTCGGCTTCTTTGGCTGTTCCAACTGTTTCTTCCTCTACTACTGGCTCACTCCATTATAAAACGACGACAACTGTATGGGTTACAGAAGTGTTTACTAGGTATCTTGGTGATGACTCGACTCCCGTGACTTCTAGTTCAATCTTTAGTACCGCCACTGAAGCAACGGATACATCCGTTCAGACATCTAGTGCAATTTATGATTCATCTTCGACTTCGAATATACAATCTTCCTCTTCAGTTTACGCTAGCAGCACTGGAGCTTTAAGCAGTAATAGCTTATCAAGTTCAACTTCCTCAGTCTCTACTAGCTATATTCCCAACGCTTCTTCTTCAGTTTACGCTAGCAGCACCGAAGCTTTAAGCAGTAATAGCTTATCAAGTTCAACTTCCTCAGCCTCTACTAGCTATATTCCCAGCGCTTCCTCTTCTTACGAGGTAGCAAGTAATAGTAGTGATTATTACAGCCAAACTGTGAGCTCAATTACTGCGTCTGGAACTACATCCTCAACTTCCGAAATTGTTTCTACTCCTGCATCTAATAGTAATACTGGTTCTTTGAATGGAACTAGTAGCTTCAATGTTAATAGTGTTGGTCCATCCTCCTCTCAGACGACACCTACATCGAGTAGCTCAATCACAGGCTCTCAGTCTTTGAAAGAAACTAGTAGTCCTGCTTATGTTTCTTCTACAGTATCATACACGAGCTCTTCAGTTGATTCGTCTTCTACTTATAATTCAACCGGAAGTTCATCATCAGATTCTCAATCATTTTCTGGTACCACTTACAGTGACCCAACTACTACTATCACTAGTGAAGTTTCAAGCATTTTAAGTTCTCCTACCTCAATGCAAAGCTCTGTTTCAAGACCTCAGTCTTCCGGTGATGCCAGCGGATTTAATACCATATTTACTTCAATTTCACAGTCTAGTGATGGTGAGACTTCGGGTTATACAATCTCTTCTAATTCATCTCAAAATTCTGCATCAGAGCCACAAACCGCTTTTACTTCTTCCAGTTCAAGCGCTACTCCAACTATTACACAAAGTAGTATTTCTACTTCCGTCTCTTCGCAATCGTCAATGAACTCGTCTTATAGCTCACCAATTTCTTCTAACTCTGTGACTTCTAGTACGAGCATTATATCGTCTATAGCCTCTAGCTCTTATACATCTATCCCCTCCATCTCCTCAATAGCCAGTTCTTTCTTTGATGCTAGTGGGTTTACCTCAATTTATAACGGAACAAAAGCAGGATTTTCAAGTTCTTTCGCTTTGGCTTCTAACTCAGAAAGTGGAGCATCCGACGTATTAAGCAGTACGATCGCTAAACCgactttcaaattttcaacttcGAATTCGGGGTCTACTAGCTATTCTATCCCAAGTTCCAGTTCTCGTAACGAAGGAACTACATCATATTCGTCGAACATTACAGTCACTTCATCCACTTTGAAACCTTCTTTAACCAGTTCAGTATCTACAGCATCAAGCTATATTGCTTCTTCTGCTTCTTCAAATACCTTGTCTACAGAACCCAAGACGTTTTCGAGTTCATCAACCTTAAGCgaatcaatttcttctattAATACAAATTCCTTGACCGTTAAACCTGAGTCATCTTTGAGCTCGTCAACCACGAGTGGATTAACCTCCTCTTCTTCCACTATTCCATCTTCTACTAGGTCGGAAAGCAACTCAGAAAGTGCTAGTACATCTTCGGCCAGTAAGCGATCGTCATCTTCTACTTCTCTCGTGCAATCAAATCCTGTTAAGACGGTTGTGTCCCTTGAATCATATAAATTTACAACGTCTAAGATTTCGTTAGTGAAAAATCCAACAAAAACCTACACTGTAACTGATGTTGAAACAAATGTTGTTGTGCAAACCCACACAGTTTCATATGTTGAGCACTCGACATCTTATACTTGGGTCCACACTACTCTTTATGAGTATGCAGACGTAGAGGCAAGCACGAAATCCACTAGCGAGCCAAGTGCGAAGTCCAAAAGAAATGCAGTTTCAACGTTTGAAACagtatttttgaaaagcaaatcCTCTGCGTAG
- the pof6 gene encoding exocyst complex subunit Exo5-like, F-box protein Pof6 yields MKPSEAREHAIRKIKEYLERRHKQQFKALFGCLTINIYLKIFTLISTPDLCNCRLVCRKFQQLCDYNSIYVKKLLLMNAWDVTLSRKLYYESQDGMSQANMSSNTSKGFHLQSSDKKYADSDRPKLSSSSLLSLPDQKIPFPVDYSTVQGKQVVLTVLDCVSQRVEFARLDYIKVWRALAPIYRNLAYASNTIDPIAFSAFRTPEEQSKVLKYLIRFGNSYPYGTYRQAMQNAILDMASLFEQACLDEFELGLHSRNLDLLRKFSHVLHDFSGPNAYVSMYLAKQTDFVRSFFHFDPYSLFISNNLEEIHINWNILESVVNDTIKLLESESKFSEATLPEPELVQVPYAKDILGNSLKDYVISICEHIGEEETELFLVFISGFYGLCKKFFSIPNGPALVDTIFQPQIDIFISQELHYFKTVGWSLVDQWDQKLEEKEDATECFFYKNVSQNTAKNNFLETFKNVMLLPVSLFTIPSENNSASNLAEKAIEQKEEEDPELSKLDAARFVPANIYVSKDRLKHLPTTELAAQAAVLDSKLEGISTMFSLELALKIVHLCKVSLARAKVFMGTSVPQDDDIKGLSKDLFVQLLRELGQGHLKHGFDRAIEHLSSFDPRRDFSSNTVEPVVKFLELINVGDMIQQMMDSFFNEEMSPICVKDDMFDPAIAEKKKFEQLLDERAAFGLHKGINVLIEHADFLLETKTPMNLFSDQTIGSITNTIEPTAAAKNVVQFLGFHMRILVGRADHEILDVFYKEVGMRLFDSLTRYIKSHKFSVDGGLKLLSDCNLYYEFIHSLHQSSLLPYFKTLKEIAHLFIIDGKNAEEIGKLATDTSRFSSAFHTEEVYEILHSRIDWLNIKYEVDKVIHGLACCIM; encoded by the exons ATGAAGCCTTCGGAAGCTCGTGAACATGCCATAAGGAAGATTAAGGAGTATCTAGAAAGGCGACATAAACAACAGTTTAAGGCTTTGTTTGGATGTCTCACGATCAATATATACTTAAAGATATTCACGCTCATTTCTACCCCAGATCTGTGTAATTGCCGCCTTGTTTGTAgaaaatttcaacaattATGTGATTACAATAGTATATATGTGAAAAAACTACTTCTTATGAATGCTTGGGATGTTACACTTTCTCGAAAGCTTTATTATGAAAGTCAAGATGGGATGTCTCAAGCAAATATGTCTTCCAACACCAGCAAAGGCTTTCATTTACAAAGTAGTGATAAAAAGTATGCTGACTCTGATCGGCCTAAGCTGTCCTCCTCGTCACTTCTTTCCTTACCCGACCAAAAGATCCCTTTTCCTGTTGATTACTCAACAGTGCAAGGGAAGCAAGTAGTTTTGACAGTTTTGGATTGTGTGAGTCAAAGAGTTGAATTTGCAAGATTGGATTACATAAAGGTTTGGAGAGCATTGGCTCCTATCTACCGAAATCTGGCTTATGCTAGCAATACTATTGACCCTATTGCATTTTCTGCTTTTCGGACGCCAGAGGAGCAATCGAAAGTTCTGAAGTATTTAATTAGGTTTGGAAATTCTTATCCCTATGGAACTTATCGACAGGCGATGCAAAATGCCATTCTTGACATGGCTTCATTATTTGAGCAAGCTTGTcttgatgaatttgaattaGGTCTTCATTCTCGTAATCTTGATCTTCTTCGTAAGTTTTCTCATGTTCTTCATGATTTTAGTGGTCCAAATGCATACGTGAGCATGTATCTAGCAAAGCAAACTGATTTTGTTAGGTCTTTCTTCCATTTTGATCCGTAtagtttgtttatttccaATAATCTAGAAGAAATTCACATTAATTGGAACATCTTGGAGTCTGTTGTTAACGACACTATCAAGCTTTTAGAGTCGGAATCCAAATTCTCTGAAGCTACTTTACCTGAGCCTGAGCTTGTCCAGGTTCCTTATGCTAAAGACATTCTTGGAAATTCACTAAAAGACTATGTAATATCAATATGCGAGCATATTGGTGAAGAAGAGACCGAATTGTtccttgtttttatttctgGATTTTATGGCCTATGCAAGAAGTTTTTTTCGATTCCTAATGGACCGGCTTTAGTGGATACAATTTTTCAACCGCAAAttgatattttcatttctcaGGAGTTACATTACTTTAAAACTGTTGGCTGGTCGCTGGTTGATCAGTGGGACCAAAAGctggaagaaaaagaagacgCTACAGaatgctttttttacaaaaatgtCAGCCAGAATACTgccaaaaataattttttggaaaccTTTAAAAACGTAATGCTGCTTCCAGTCTCTCTTTTTACAATACCGTCAGAAAACAATAGTGCATCTAATTTGGCTGAGAAAGCGATAGAGcagaaagaagaagaagatccAGAACTTTCAAAGTTGGATGCTGCCCGATTTGTTCCTGCGAATATATATGTTTCTAAGGACCGATTGAAACATCTCCCTACTACCGAATTAGCCGCGCAAGCTGCTGTATTGGACTCAAAACTTGAAGGTATCAGCACCATGTTTAGTTTGGAATTAGCTTTGAAAATCGTCCATCTTTGCAAAGTTAGTTTAGCTCGTGCTAAAGTATTTATGGGTACCTCGGTTCCTCAAGATGATGATATTAAAGGGCTTTCGAAGGACTTATTCGTTCAGCTTCTGCGGGAGTTAGGTCAAGGCCACTTAAAGCATGGGTTTGATCGAGCAATCGAGCATCTCTCTTCTTTTGATCCTCGACGCGACTTTTCTAGTAATACTGTAGAGCCAGTGGTGAAATTTTTGGAGCTTATCAATGTTGGTGATATGATTCAGCAGATGATGGATAGCTTTTTTAACGAAGAAATGAGTCCTATATGTGTGAAAGATGATATGTTTGACCCTGCAAttgcagaaaaaaaaaaattcgagCAGCTTTTGGATGAACGGGCAGCTTTCGGATTACACAAAGGCATTAATGTTCTAATTGAGCATGCCGATTTTTTGCTGGAAACTAAAACACcaatgaatttatttagtGACCAAACTATAGGTTCCATAACGAATACTATAGAGCCTACAGCTGCTGCCAAAAATGTGGTTCAATTTTTAGGTTTCCACATGCGTATTCTAGTTGGAAGGGCCGATCATGAAATCCttgatgttttttataAGGAAGTCGGAATGAGACTTTTCGATTCCTTAACACGTTACATAAAATCTCATAAATTCAGTGTCGATGGCGGGCTAAAGTTACTCAG CGATTGTAATTTGTATTATGAATTCATTCACTCTCTTCATCAAAGCAGCCTTTTACCATATTTTAAGACATTGAAGGAAATTGcccatttatttattattgatGGAAAAAACGCCGAAGAGATTGGAAAACTGGCTACCGATACTTCTCGATTTTCTAGCGCATTTCATACCGAAGAGGTTTACGAAATCCTTCACAGTCGTATTGACTGGTTAAACATCAAATACGAAGTAGATAAAGTAATCCATGGACTGGCATGCTGtataatgtaa
- a CDS encoding shuttle craft like transcriptional regulator, whose amino-acid sequence METSKNPSDLPKKPANVKKNRRRFQKSQKKSISPSSGSELPNFKTTISQNNEEVKTSLKEDSSKFHPSASAPIFVPTSSVQLNVSKNNGHKASDIVDAVSSKDEELRKHAKGEGKRSKNRKRSSKHSEKQAVDLKSSNSSQETSSSKGSVNNKSERSREAKSRMPKNSKEIKKGLDLSKLDMTSRMIVELKNRLYECSVCTDTINPSTSIWSCGTCYHVFHLSCIRKWCKNSIEQRNEDAWRCPYCQSNQTETSLHYLCWCGKQEKPEFVKNLVPHSCGDPCGKTRGQDCEHPCPLLCHPGPCPPCTATVEKFCLCGKESIHARCSNISKVNTEPFRCENVCDELLPCGEHTCKKRCHSGLCGACFEPINAKCYCGLHSKTYPCSSLPSPSISKKDENGSVKEWFGYYSCNNPCTLFFDCGLHKCSKTCHPISETRAHCPFATDVLTKCPCGKEDISFLLKGHERKSCSDPIPTCENICGKLLSCGHRCKYKCHLGSCGTCSETLTIPCRCTANEVQVTCEQLQNGFIPTCERLCTILLSCGRHQCNKKCCSGYSKAQTRLARRPKGAKLRYHLLTEEFEEEHICFRPCNKKLSCGNHFCQHMCHRGPCPRCLEASFEELPCTCGRTRLYPPVACGTPIPDCPYLCVLPKSCHHPQVKHNCHPTSEPCPPCPYFVKKRCLCGKHILENQPCYRENVRCGELCNKLLSCKTHFCEKLCHPDGECESSCKKECGKRRMYCEHVCQSPCHAGHPCDERIPCKAPLEVSCECGRIRKKVTCDASYDNPDPQHKVSCTLECSQQQRNKLFAEALNIKTDRRSNDVAQYTKSLLVFYGKHSDFADEVESLLRNFVNNKASSFRFPSMRREQRAFVHMFAKLLGLESVSFDPEPKRNVMVYNKGEAKLPNMLLKEANLYHLQHPEIPLKPDSLLGPEEENATASHIDGSSNASDSGYNAFVLKELLKEVNDESAIFSVLDDIVDFNHLTWSILFGENYIILKPLNTDLIVNKTGKLVALRPLVNRRLADAGIASRCEICEINDKNEIVKTRSQRIHSKKKAFLSLVPDKSIGVINRYKELATEL is encoded by the coding sequence ATGGAAACATCTAAAAATCCTTCCGATTTGCCTAAAAAACCTgcaaatgtaaaaaaaaatagacgaaggtttcaaaaatcacAAAAGAAATCGATATCACCTTCTTCAGGTTCAGAATtaccaaattttaaaacaaccATATCCCAAAACAATGAAGAGGTAAAGACTTCATTAAAGGAAGATTCCAGCAAGTTCCATCCTTCTGCGAGTGCACCAATCTTTGTCCCCACTTCCTCCGTTCAATTAAACGTATCTAAGAATAATGGACACAAAGCGTCTGATATCGTAGATGCTGTTTCATCTAAGGATGAAGAATTGCGAAAGCATGCAAAGGGAGAAGGGAAAAGATCTAAAAATCGAAAAAGATCTTCTAAGCATTCTGAAAAACAGGCAGTTGACTTGAAGTCTTCTAACTCTAGTCAAGAAACCTCTAGTAGCAAAGGTTCTGTTAACAATAAAAGCGAGAGGTCACGGGAAGCGAAGAGTCGGATGCCAAAAAATtcgaaagaaataaaaaaaggattggACCTTTCTAAATTAGATATGACCTCTAGGATGATAGTGGAATTGAAGAACAGACTTTATGAGTGTAGCGTCTGTACCGATACCATTAACCCTTCTACATCGATCTGGTCCTGTGGTACTTGCTACCATGTTTTCCATCTATCTTGTATTCGTAAATGGTGTAAAAACTCAATCgaacaaagaaatgaagACGCTTGGCGTTGTCCTTATTGTCAAAGTAATCAAACGGAAACTTCTCTTCATTATCTCTGTTGGTGCGGAAAACAGGAGAAGCCTGAGTTTGTCAAAAACTTGGTACCACATTCCTGCGGTGATCCCTGTGGTAAAACTAGAGGTCAAGATTGCGAACACCCTTGTCCCTTGCTTTGTCATCCTGGACCTTGCCCTCCTTGTACCGCTACTGTGGAAAAGTTTTGCCTTTGTGGCAAGGAAAGTATACATGCTCGATGTTcgaatatttcaaaagtaaatacGGAACCTTTTCGTTGCGAAAATGTATGTGATGAGCTATTGCCTTGTGGTGAACATACATGCAAGAAGCGGTGTCATTCAGGCTTATGCGGTGCATGTTTTGAACCTATAAACGCTAAGTGCTATTGTGGTTTACATTCAAAAACTTATCCTTGTTCATCTTTACCATCTCCTTCCATAAGCAAAAAAGATGAGAATGGTTCTGTGAAGGAGTGGTTTGGTTACTACTCGTGCAATAACCCCtgtactttattttttgattgtGGTCTTCATAAATGTAGTAAAACATGTCACCCAATCTCTGAAACAAGGGCTCATTGTCCTTTCGCTACCGATGTATTGACAAAATGCCCTTGTGGAAAGGAAGATATATCTTTTCTGCTTAAGGGACATGAGAGGAAAAGCTGTTCTGATCCTATCCCCACTTGTGAGAACATTTGTGGAAAGCTTCTGTCTTGTGGCCATAGATGCAAATATAAATGTCATCTTGGTTCATGTGGTACTTGTTCGGAAACACTGACCATTCCATGTAGATGCACTGCTAACGAAGTGCAAGTTACATGTGAGCAGTTACAAAATGGATTTATTCCTACCTGTGAACGACTGTGTACGATTCTTCTTAGTTGTGGACGTCACcaatgtaataaaaaatgttgttCTGGTTATTCAAAGGCACAAACACGGTTAGCACGCCGCCCTAAAGGTGCTAAATTGAGATATCATCTTCTTACTGaggaatttgaagaagagcATATTTGTTTTCGGCCTTGCAACAAAAAGCTTTCGTGTGGTAATCACTTTTGTCAGCATATGTGTCATCGCGGTCCCTGTCCTCGATGTTTGGAGGCTTCCTTTGAGGAGCTTCCGTGTACTTGTGGACGTACAAGATTATATCCGCCAGTGGCCTGTGGTACGCCGATTCCCGATTGTCCTTACCTTTGTGTTCTTCCAAAATCTTGCCATCACCCTCAGGTCAAGCATAATTGCCATCCTACCTCGGAACCTTGTCCTCCTTGTCcttattttgttaaaaagcGTTGTCTTTGTGGCAAAcatattttagaaaatcaaCCTTGTTATAGAGAAAACGTTAGATGTGGGGAGCTCTGTAATAAACTTCTATCCTGTAAAACTCACTTTTGCGAAAAGCTTTGTCATCCTGATGGTGAATGTGAGTCAAGTTGCAAAAAAGAGTGCGGAAAAAGGAGAATGTATTGTGAGCATGTATGCCAATCTCCCTGCCATGCTGGTCATCCATGTGATGAGCGGATTCCATGCAAGGCACCTCTTGAAGTCTCGTGTGAATGCGGCcgtattagaaaaaaagtcaCTTGTGATGCATCATATGATAACCCAGATCCTCAGCATAAAGTGTCTTGTACGCTTGAGTGTTCCCAGCAACAACGAAATAAACTTTTTGCAGAGGCGTTGAACATTAAAACTGATCGGCGGTCCAACGATGTAGCTCAATATACAAAGAGTCTACTTGTATTTTATGGAAAACATTCTGATTTTGCTGATGAAGTTGAGTCGTTACTTCGCAACTTTGTTAACAATAAAGCGTCTTCCTTCCGTTTTCCATCCATGCGTCGTGAACAAAGAGCATTTGTACATATGTTCGCAAAGTTGTTGGGTTTAGAAAGTGTTTCGTTTGACCCTGAACCTAAACGAAATGTCATGGTCTACAATAAAGGAGAGGCTAAGTTGCCCAATATGTTGCTTAAGGAAGCCAATTTGTACCACCTGCAACATCCTGAAATTCCATTAAAGCCGGACAGTCTATTAGGACCTGAGGAGGAAAACGCCACTGCAAGCCATATAGACGGTTCATCAAATGCTAGTGATTCGGGATATAATGCTTTTGTCttgaaagaattattgaaagaagTAAATGATGAATCTGCCATTTTTTCGGTTTTAGACGACATTGTGGATTTTAACCACTTGACCTGGTCTATTCTTTTTGGCgaaaattatattatacTAAAACCATTAAACACAGATCTCATTGTCAATAAAACTGGCAAACTAGTGGCCTTGCGTCCTCTTGTAAATCGACGTCTTGCAGACGCAGGAATTGCAAGTCGCTGTGAGATCTGTGAAATAAACGACAAAAACgaaattgttaaaacaCGCTCTCAGAGAATTCactcaaaaaagaaagccTTTTTAAGTCTTGTTCCTGATAAATCTATTGGGGTTATTAATCGATATAAGGAACTTGCTACTGAATTGTAG